GTGCGCCGGACACGGTCAGCGACTCGACCGCTTCGGCATTGCCGAAGACGACCTTGAACGGCGGCGTGCCGTTCACGTCCCGCGCATCGCCGTCCCTCGCCAGGCCGCTGACCAGCGTTTTGCCCGACTTATCCTTGATCTCGTACCACGAAGCGCCCGAGAAGCGCACCGACAGCGCGCTGCCGGCGGCATTGCCGACGGCTGGCTTGCTGGCCACCTCGGCGGCAGGCACGGCAGGAACCGACGACGCATCGACGCTGACGACGGCCGGCCTAGTGGCATCCACTGCGGTGGCAGGTGCCGCCATGGCGCCCGCATCGGAACGCGGCAACGTCGGCGGCGGCGCCAGCGGCGCTGTCACGGTGCCGGAAGCCGGCTCGGTGGGCGTGGCAGGCGTCAGCGGCGTCGGCATCGACGCGGCAGGCGCTTCCGCCGGGCCCGACGTGGCGGCCGGTGCCGACGAGGCTTCCGCGCCAGCGGGCGCCGGTTCGGTCGCGGCGGGTGCCTTTGCGGCCGGCTCGGCAGGTGCTTGCGTGGTTTCCGGCGCGTGGGAAGCCAGCCATTGCTTGAGCCGGTCCATACCCGCCAGCGCCCCGCCGATCACCACCACGGCCACCAGCAAGCCGATCAGCCA
The sequence above is a segment of the Ralstonia nicotianae genome. Coding sequences within it:
- a CDS encoding helix-turn-helix domain-containing protein, with the protein product MTDRDAANTGDLAPGGSPAEPSAVSHDRDDALRQIAGRLRAGRESQRLTIEDLATRLKVAPAKLLAVESGDVSALPDMTFAKGLIRTYARVLQVDVDDQLARLNVRVQVANIGLRPEGGLGKTFSDKPSFAARRTGSRWLIGLLVAVVVIGGALAGMDRLKQWLASHAPETTQAPAEPAAKAPAATEPAPAGAEASSAPAATSGPAEAPAASMPTPLTPATPTEPASGTVTAPLAPPPTLPRSDAGAMAAPATAVDATRPAVVSVDASSVPAVPAAEVASKPAVGNAAGSALSVRFSGASWYEIKDKSGKTLVSGLARDGDARDVNGTPPFKVVFGNAEAVESLTVSGAPVEIRKYARNRVARATLP